In Trichomycterus rosablanca isolate fTriRos1 chromosome 25, fTriRos1.hap1, whole genome shotgun sequence, the sequence ATTCTAAGTTTGGCCTTCAAACAACCGGGATTGATTTTAACCTGTAGTTTGGTGTAAGGTATTCGGACGCTGTGGTAAGGTACAtagcagataaaaaaaatggcAAGTATTAAAAAAACCCGAGCTTTGGTTTGACTCTTTTTCTGACTGTTGCTGCTGCGTGATTTGTGATAGGACTCCAAAACTTTCTTGGTGATGCACACGTAgcaaaacacaattaaaatgcACACCACCCAAAAAATTACCTCAGTAATTTTGACGGCTCCATCATGCCAAGAAACTCCTAAAACacttttcatgttcatgcaAAACTCATTGCTCTTGTTTGCAGGATCTTGGTCTGTTGTGATAATGATTGGTAAGGCAGTACTCCCAATCAACAACATCCAAACCACGACTGTTAGGACTTTGCTGAAAAGCAGGCTCTGACAAGGGAACCTTCTGCCTGGCATCACAATCTTCAGGAAGCGGTCGAGGCTGATCAGACCCATCAGGATGGTGCTCATGTTCATGGCCGTGTAAAAGAAGACACTTGAAAATCGGCAGGCAAAAGCCTGCAGTCCTGAAGAGGCTTTAGGAAGCATGCTGGCAGCTTGGATAGGAAGAGTCAACGTCATCAGGAGGTCGGCCGTCACCAAGTTCTTCAGATACACCATGAAACTGGAATTGGATTTCATGAGTGAACAAATCCAAGCTACCACAACATTCAGgagaagagcagcaggaaagAGCAGGAAGTACAGAATAGGAATGACCACGTTCCATGTTTGATCATTAATTCCACAGTCTGAAAGGCTGGCAGATTTTTTTGGTTCTCCCATTAAGCCTAGAAAATACACAAGTCAAAAGTTTGAAGTAAAATGTTGACTTTTATGAAAGATAATAATATTTCATGCAACTATAGCTGTTCCATGACTGAATAATGTAAACACTAAAAACGTTCAATAATATAACTGCAGCTCTTTCTGTCTCTGGGTCCAGATATATAAAGCTATAAGAAATACATGAATCAGTAGATTTCTACTGCAAATGTGTAGAAGCCCTGACGGTGTCCTTATACTATGAGTTT encodes:
- the LOC134302189 gene encoding P2Y purinoceptor 13-like; its protein translation is MGEPKKSASLSDCGINDQTWNVVIPILYFLLFPAALLLNVVVAWICSLMKSNSSFMVYLKNLVTADLLMTLTLPIQAASMLPKASSGLQAFACRFSSVFFYTAMNMSTILMGLISLDRFLKIVMPGRRFPCQSLLFSKVLTVVVWMLLIGSTALPIIITTDQDPANKSNEFCMNMKSVLGVSWHDGAVKITEVIFWVVCILIVFCYVCITKKVLESYHKSRSSNSQKKSQTKARVFLILAIFFICYVPYHSVRIPYTKLQVKINPGCLKAKLRIVKNLTLWLSATNVCLDPLIYFFLCKALRQKFLESRIFKWFPPITGRNSEMTSGTSM